The sequence TTGTAGTTTTAATAGCTACTTTAGGCATGATGGCACTTAGTTTTTCCACTAGTACTATAAAACAATCTTCTAATATATATTTAAGAGAACAAGCCGAAGTGTTAGCAAGAAGTGCTGCTGAGATTGCAATAATGGCAATGCAAGATCATAATTATTCTACAAATTGCTTAAAAAATGTTAAAGTTTTTTATCCATCTGGAGGAGTAAATGCTATTTTAGAAGCAAAAGTTTCTATGTGGTATTTTGATAGAAATCTTACAGGGTGTAGTAATAGAATTCTTTCAGCAATATACACATTAGAAGATAGGCATAATATAGTAGATAACATTGCGATGCTAGATATATCAGTAAAAAGCATAAACAACTCAACAACTGAACCAATTAGCTTACATAAAAGAATAATTCAAAGACCTTAAAAAGGAGAAAAAATGAATATTAGTATTACTGGAAAACAATTTGAACTCACTGAATCTATAAAAAACTATATAGTTAGTGCTTTTGAGAGTTTTGAAAAATATAATTTAGATATTATTTCCATTAGATGTGTTATTTCTGCTGATGAAAAAAAAGGCAGAAAAGGCTTTGTTGTTGATCTAGCATTGAACTTAGCTAGAAAAGACACTATCGTAATTAGTGGTAAAGATAAAGACCTATATGCTGCAATTGATAGCATAGCAACTAGAGCTTCAAAGGTTCTAAGAAGACACCATGATAAAAACATAACTGTTAAAAACAAAGATGAGATAAAAGAGCAACTTCTAGATATGCACGATGCTATTACTAGCGAAGAGCTAGAAGATATAGATGAGATAGTACCAATGGAGCTTGAAATATATAAGCCGCTTGAGATAGAAGAGGCTTTAAGTATCCTAAAATCAGATGATACTAAACAATTTTTAGTATTTTATGATATGGATGCAAAGTTAAGAGTTTTATATAGAAGAAAAGATGGAAAATTTGGTCTTTATTAATAGCCAAATGAAAGGATTTAAGATGTTGTTTAGTAAAGATAAGTTTTTTAATTTTAAAAAAATTAAGATATTAATTGGACTTTTTTCTTTTTTTGTTGCCTTTAGTGGTTTGGAGGCTAGAATTTTGCCATTTAACTACTTTAATGTTGAATACAATAAATGTATGGATGAGGAAATAGCTAAAAGATATATAGGTTACAATTATGGTAAAGAATATGAAAAAGCACGTAAGGAAGCCTACGGTGAGTGTAAGAAAAAAGCATTAGAAATTTGCAATGCTTCATATTTTAGAATGTCAAATGGCATAACAGGTTTCTTAGGTGCAAACCTATATGCAGGAAATAAAATATATAAAAGAGCCGATTTGCCAGATACAGTACCAACAGGCGAAGAATATGAGATATATAAAGAGTGCCAAAACTATTATCCAAAGCTTGGTGGATATGGAAAAATTTCTCAATTTAAATGTCTAGATAGTGAATATCTAGGGTTGGCTTCTGCTGGAAAAACTTGTAAAGAAGTTTATGGAGTTACAGTTGAAAATAAATTTGGTAAAGATTTTTTAGAATATATATACCGCGGTGAGATTGAAGGATGTAGAGTTTGTAAAAAAATAGATGAGAATGAACACCTTGTAAAGGCTCCAGGATATGAGGTTATTAAAACAGATTGGGAAAATGGCAAAACAGTATTTGCTACTCCTGCAACAAAATGTGCTTCAAGTTACTTTCCTAATAGGCATAACTTTGCTAAACAAATAGTTAGTGATGACAAGTTAAATGATCCAAAATTAACTTTGGATGAAAAATATAGTTGTGATCATATAATAGACTATCAAGATATGTGTGGTGATTTAGGTAGGTTAGTAAGAAAAGAAGACGGTAAATGTTATGGAGCTGCAGGTATAGCTGAAAGAACGCCTATCCCAAAAGCACCTATGATATATGCATTTGCTACAGATGAGAGAATAACTGACGTTGTTGTAAGCAAGGATAGAATAGAATGCAAAATTTGTACAGAAGAAAAAGAAACTACAACAACAGAAGATGTATTTTTGGTTGGTGAGCAAAGTGAAAAACCTATGATGGAGTGGTCTATGGCTTGCCATGAAGATGGATATCAATGCGATAGAGGGGTAGGTAACAAAGAAAATCCAGGTAGTATAAAAGATACTATAAAAGCACAAGAACTAAAAGGAGCTAAATTTTCCAGTTATAATGGCAAAGCCAATCAACTAAAACCAAGATTTATACCAAATGGTAATTATCCCTTAAATGATTATGTTAAAAACTTAACTCAAAATGTTGTTTATGGTGATTTTCTAAGCACAGGAGCTTCTATAATTAAAGGGCAATTTAATCCAAAAAATGTTAAGGATAAAAACAATGATTCTGAATTTATACAAGATATAAAACACAATGCATATAAATTTGAAAGAGAATATTCTACATTTTTTAGGGATAGAGAAAAAAGTGATTCAATTGTTAAAAAAGAGTATTCAAACTCAGCAACAGCAAAACTTGAAGTACCTACTATAAAAGACAAACATGGAAAAATTTTGAAAATAGAAGGTAAAGATATTGTATATGCAAGACTTTATTGGCAAGGTATGTTTTATGCAGCTAATGATACTCCTTCAGCCTTTGCTCAAGCAAAATATGCAGACTTTTATAAAGAGATAGAAGGATATAGAAATGTAGCTATACAAGTTGGTGATATGGATCCTATAAAATTAACTGCAAGTATGAATGATACTTATGCTGCTTATTCTTATTCACCATTCATAACCAATGTTTTTAACCAACCTGATTTAATTGCAAGAAATAGAGTTGGTTTTAGAATGTTTTATAGCGCAAGTGCGGATGTAACTGACATTATAAGAGAAAATTTTGACAAATCAAAAATGATTACAGTTGGAGGTATCAAAACATCATTACCTAAGGAGATGTGGTGTGATGGTAGTTGTGCTGATGCCACTAATACATATCAAGAAAAGATGAGTAGTTCAAACAAAGTAGTTATTGCACAAGATATCAAGAACTTTATGAATAGAAAAATACTTATTATCTCAGAAGAACAAAGAAAAAGAGTAACTGATAAGATGTTAGATATACTGAAAGAAGAAGAGTATCTATATAAGTTACGCGATAAGAGTAAAGAATTTGTTAAAAAACAAGATGATATTTACTATATGACTAGAGACTATATAATTGATTTAATGCCAACATATATGAGACTATCTCAATCAAGAAGAACTTTTAATGATAATGAACAGATAACTATGTATAACTTTAGTATTGATAAATGGACTAGTGAAGTTTTGTTTCCTAGTTATGGAGGTTGGTCATTGTTTGTTATATATAACAATGAAGATAAATTTGAACCAAAATCAGTTGCCCTTTATGATGGTTTTACTTATGATATGACAGATGCAAAAACTGTTATAAATTGGACAGAAGATTTAGAACAGCCAACTGATGCATTATTTGAATTGGAACAAAATCTTTACTTTGATGGATTATATACTCCAGATGTAGAAGAGAAACCAGCTAAGATAGGTTATTTTTTATCAAGCTTGGCTAGCGATAATAACTCAGAATTAAACATCAAAGGTGAGTCAAATAATTATCAAAATGTTTTTGGAGAGATAGCTAAGGTGGGTAAACAATTTATGCCTAGTTATACATATATAG is a genomic window of Campylobacter blaseri containing:
- the hpf gene encoding ribosome hibernation-promoting factor, HPF/YfiA family codes for the protein MNISITGKQFELTESIKNYIVSAFESFEKYNLDIISIRCVISADEKKGRKGFVVDLALNLARKDTIVISGKDKDLYAAIDSIATRASKVLRRHHDKNITVKNKDEIKEQLLDMHDAITSEELEDIDEIVPMELEIYKPLEIEEALSILKSDDTKQFLVFYDMDAKLRVLYRRKDGKFGLY